The following DNA comes from Hordeum vulgare subsp. vulgare chromosome 3H, MorexV3_pseudomolecules_assembly, whole genome shotgun sequence.
AAGCTCGTTGCAGACGCTGCTAGCAAGAACGGTTGCAACACCATCCAAGCCCCTTCACTATCTGCACTGCCAAGCCCGTTCGCAGCGCTACACTTGACTCGGTCTATTTTCAACACAGGTTTGGCGAAATAAACTCTTAAATCAAAATTCCGGTCCATTGCACCCTGAATTATGTAATCCCGGTCTAAATTAAACCCTGGAGTCGTTTTGCAAACGAGGATCGTCAACGTATGAATGGGATTGATGCCATTTTCGCACTATTTGTTTCTTGTTGGGCCGACCtgtttttgatttatttttttccttatttaacacgcatagattttttttattttttaaaactgCAAAAATAAGCACGGATGGTAACCCGAATAAAAGACCTCCCTTTTCACATTGTGTTCGCTTACtccctttttcttcctcttcttttcctATTTTAGTTTAttatatcctttttatttttattatgtttatatATTTTCTGAAATTCATGGCCATCTTAGTaggaaattgaaaacaaaaaaacaccatgaaccaaattttcaaaatgataAATGGTCACGAATTTTCTAATATGTTCCCATATTTCAGAATTGTATGGTCGCTTTGCGAGCTCTCCTGAGATCGCATATGTGCAAGGAAAAAAATAGCGCGCTATTTGAAATAGCGCAGCCTTCAAAAAAACGCTATGAACGAAATAGCGTGCTAATAGCTCGCTATTTTGCAAAATAGCGTGTCATAAAACATTGTTCAGATTTCAGCATATAGCAACACAAATGACAGATTTCAGCAGAGGCGGCAAGAGGAGAGGAGGCTGCGAGCGGAGGAGGCGGCAAGAGGCGGTCGGCCGTGGCTGGAGGAGACGGGAGAAGCACCGGTGGCCGTCGCTGCCGCCGTCGCTCGGTAGGTTTGGTTAAGGATTTAGGGTTTGCTCGATAGGTATGGTCGTCGCTATAGGTTTGGTCGCCGCTGGTTAGGGTTACTGGACCGGAAAGCCCAAAAGAATAATGGGCTGATGAAaaattcgtccgaaaaaaatagcGCCGCGTCGAAAAAAATAGCACCGATACGCGCTATAGCGCGAAATTACCGTATTTAGCGTGAATAGCGTCATAGCGAGTGAAATATGCATAGCGTAGCGTTTAGTTTTCAAATACGCTATTAACGCGCTATAGCAGCGTTTTAGTGCGCTGTTTTTTTCCTTGCATATGTGCGATGTTCTTTGCATCCAATAGGTATTTCCtttaacaaaaaaatattttctaaaaagataaaaaaaaataCAAATGGGCAGCTTGTGCAAACATTTTCTGAATTTCTAACAATTTTTGGCAATAGGAACATTTTTGTTAATATGTGTGCAAATTatgaaattctgaaaaaaaacataaaCCACGAACATATTTTGTATTTTTCAGAACATATTGGGAATATGAAACATTTCCTGATATTCCAAACATAAATTTATAACTGCGGACATTTTCTCAATTTCTGAACAATTTTCGGCAACAGGCATATTTTTCTAACATATGTACGAATTATGAAAttctgaacaaattttgaaaacaaaaacatctgttgaattttttaaaaaacatttttgaaatggAACATTTCCTGATATTCTGAACAAAAAATTATAACTGCAGACATTTTCAGACGAATCTCAATTGACACGGTGTCAGGATTCGATTTAGACCGGGGTTGTATAGTTGAGGGTGTAATCAACAGGAATTTCAACTTGAGGGTTCATTCCGCCTGACCAATACAAGTTCAAGGTTTAAATTGGACTTTTTCGGCTCCAGCAAAGCAATGCTTCACGAGCACTGCAAACTTGGCAATCTCTGTCGCAAACACATCAACAACATGCTGATCGAGTGCTTCAACGGGTTGCAACATCGGTGGGTTGTGGCCAACGGAGAGAGCAGAGCTGGTGCTTCAACCACTACAGCCAAACAAACAGCGGCGATGCTAACGGTTGGGAGGGGTGATTAAGAAGCGCCTGATAATCTCAACTTCTCAAGAAGTGAGCCTGGATATTATACAAATCACATTACATAAAAACAGCAGACCAATGGTATGGCAATACGATAAAAACTAAAATACCTTAGTTATAAGCTGACAAACAACCAAGGAGATCACAGGCTCCAAACTGCAGTGAGCCAAGCAGATTGGTAGACTTAAACCTCTTCAGCATCTAACTCGATGGAACAACATAATATTGCATATAGATTTTTCAGAATTAACCACAGGCACAGCTCATAGTTTTCAAACAAAGACACCCAATCCCAAAGTGCATAACAGATTCCAGAATAACTCAACAAGCAACGGCAGCTAGTCAGACAAAAAAAAGACAACTTAGGTGTTCCTTGGGAAATATCCTACTAACACATCTCAGGTACTTTCATCGaattttcattttccattttcagTAGAAAAAGCCTAGCACTTTGCCACCAACATTCTTACGCCTAGCCTCCTCATGGTCCATGATCCCAGCAGAAGTTGTCAGCACAATGTAACCAAACTGCAAATCAGGTTGGAGAATGTACACCGAGTTAATGATCAGTCATCAGCAACACAATTATGGTTTATGGATATCAAGTTCCAGCCAAGATGCAACAATATGTAGCAAGTCAAAGCAAACTGACCTGACGAGAAGGAAGAAGCCTTGCAGTCCATCCCTCAATCTCCTTGACACCAACATCAAAGCGAGGACTGATGACACCACACTTGTTCAGCCTGCCATTCAATTCAACCACGATCTTGCCAGACCTGTGATCATCAACATACTCAAGCTCGCCAATGTATCCTACAATACATTGAACAGAGTCAGCTACAGATTCTCAGAGAGCAACGACAAAACAGAATATGCAGTTTAGAACTAACCGTGCTTCTGCATGACGATAAGGAACTTGATAATGACCTTGGAAGAAGGCCTGATCATGACCTGCCTCTTCCCACGCTTCTCAGCGTTGTACATGCTCTTGAGAGCATCATTCAGCACACTGACTCTCACCATCCTTACCTGCAGAATAATAACAGACTTTAGAAACCAAACGAAAGTGGGGAAAAAGGACTACATGCCTTGCAAGCAAGTACCAATGGAACAGTTTTGACATTTCAACACTCCTAATATTTCAATATAGCAAGGTCTACTTAGAACAAGAATGTAAAAAATGTTAGTATGTTACACTATTCCATCCATTTAAAGGAAGTGGTCCTACATATGCAAGTGCTAACAATTACCAGACCTTAGCTAAGATATGAGTTTATTAAACTAGTTCAATATGTTACACTATTCCATCCATTTAAAGGAAGTAGTCCTACATATGCAAGTGCTACCAATTACCAGAGCTTAACTAAGATATGAGTTTACTCAACTTGTTCAATGATATCtgcatgcaagtcaaagcaagttcTACAGTACACAAGCAGATAGGATGATTGGCAACTAGCTACTCAAGCAAAAGTGAATCACGTTCCAAATGGAATCATGAACAAACCTGTGATGCATTTAACAAAGCAACTAGGTGGATACACAATTAAGCATATAAACATCTGAACTGACAGAAAAAAAGTACATCATTCCTTAAGACGTATACACGACGCATGGCGATATGACCACCCAAGAAAGGTTCACGGTCAGCTCGCTAAAGATTTAACAAGCCAAAACATTTCACGGCGTTTGAAAACAGGTGCATCTCCTCAGGTTAATCTCATCCCAACGATGCAACGAAGCAAAATAAAACTAATTTCATTTCTCGCATTTCACCGGCGAAAATCACAGGCCGCACACAAAATTCAGCAGAGCGCTCCCCAGCAAACTATTCATTCTAACGCACCAAACTGCGACAAATCTCCAACCACATGAACATGGTAAACAGGCAGGAAAACACCTACACGACATCAATGGTTAACCAGGGCTCTCTACAACTACAGATTCTCTTGATCCTGCATCGCTCCCAGATCAAACCAAGGCACCCGATGCTCACAAGATATCAGCCACACTGGGATAAACAAGAAGCTTGCAGCTCGCCGGGAAAAAAGGTAGAGACACACCGCGCCGCCGTAAAACTAGAGATCCGGAATAGCTACGCGCCGATCTAGGGAACAAtcggaagggagggggaggaggggcagggAGGGATCGGGGCGACGTGCTTCCGCGAGTGGTACCTCTAGGGAGCGAGCCGAGCTCTggccgtggcggcggcggcggcggcggcggcgtctgcGGAGCGAGAGCGGCA
Coding sequences within:
- the LOC123444950 gene encoding 40S ribosomal protein S15a-1-like; this translates as MVRVSVLNDALKSMYNAEKRGKRQVMIRPSSKVIIKFLIVMQKHGYIGELEYVDDHRSGKIVVELNGRLNKCGVISPRFDVGVKEIEGWTARLLPSRQFGYIVLTTSAGIMDHEEARRKNVGGKVLGFFY